The Homo sapiens chromosome 6 genomic scaffold, GRCh38.p14 alternate locus group ALT_REF_LOCI_6 HSCHR6_MHC_QBL_CTG1 nucleotide sequence ACCTCTCTGTCTCGCCTGACGCCTGTGGCGAATGTGGTGCCACTCGTGTGTGTGGACTGTGCAGTGACGGGGAGGAAAAGGGGCTGAAGGCCTCAAATCCTGTAGCCCAGGGAGATGCCCTTAGGTATGGCACCAGAGAGGTCTGTGGCCTCACATGTCCCACGTCCTCTCCCTGCCCCTTGCTGAGCCAGGTCCTTCGTACCTACAATGTCCTGGACATGAAGAACACGACCTGCCAGGACCTACAGATAGAAGTGACAGTCAAAGGCCACGTCGAGTACACGAGTGAGTGTGGGGGTTGGGAGGCCTTGGGGCCAGGCAGGGGCTGGCGCAGGGAGCCGGGTGGCCATCCCAGCCCTCCTCACAATGCTTCCCTGTGCAGTGGAAGCAAACGAGGACTATGAGGACTATGAGTACGATGAGCTTCCAGCCAAGGATGACCCAGATGCCCCTCTGCAGCCCGTGACACCCCTGCAGCTGTTTGAGGGTCGGAGGAACCGCCGCAGGAGGGAGGCGCCCAAGGTGGTGGAGGAGCAGGAGTCCAGGGTGCACTACACCGTGTGCATCTGGTGGGCGCCGGGAGCTGCCCtgggccaggggagggagggcaggacccaggctggggctgggcttcTGGAGCCCGCGCAGGCAGAACCTGGACGACAGCTCACACGTCTCCACAGGCGGAACGGCAAGGTGGGGCTGTCTGGCATGGCCATCGCGGACGTCACCCTCCTGAGTGGATTCCACGCCCTGCGTGCTGACCTGGAGAAGGTGTGGTCAGCCACCCAGGGCAACCCCCTCTGTCCCAGGTACTGAGCCCTGTCATGTGCAGGGCCTGTGACCAACTCCCCTTTTCCACAGCTGACCTCCCTCTCTGACCGTTACGTGAGTCACTTTGAGACCGAGGGGCCCCACGTCCTGCTGTATTTTGACTCGGTGAGTGGGGAGAGATGAGGCAGGAAGGGACTCGATGGCACCGGGTTTACTGAGTATGCGTTAGGAGGTTTCTCAGGAGACAGCTGTGTCAGCGGCTGGTGCTCTTGAGAACTTGTGATGTCATCAGAGAGAAGGACAAGAATGTGAGCCCGTGAGACACAGCAGAGTAAGGGGCAGACCTGCAGGCGGCAGGGACCGATGCCAGTCAGCAGGGACCCTCAGGgtttgagagggagtctttcCTAATGCTGGTTTTATTCAGCTTGAGGGgctgcctttgtttttttgttgaacttcctatcttttttttaatattaaagcgTATTTTCCTTTACAAAGTGATGGTGGCCATAGATGATAGTTGTATTTGTCTTTTCACGACCTTATTTGGCTAAAATAGTTATCAACCCTCTTACGGctctcaaaacatttttatttatttatttagtaaagacagggtctcgctctgttgcccaggctggtcttgaactcccggcctcaagcgatcctctggcctaGGCCTTTCAAAGTACCGGATTTACAGgccagagccaccatgcccggccttcaaaAAAAGTTTTGGAACATTTACTGTAACCTCTGGGAGAAAATGTGAGAAAGGTGTGGTGGCTGTCATTAGCCAGCTGTTTGTAGGTCAGGGAGACCCCTACCCAGTGTGTGCAGAGGGGCCAGCCCCCATCAGCTGGGGAAGCCTGGCTGACACATCTGGGTTGAACACAATAGAAAACACAGAGCCAACAAGATTCCCGGATAGGGAGCTGACGGTGCAGCAGCCTAGCTCAGGAGGGACACTGGCACGGCACCGTGTGGACTGGGCCCGCGTGGGCACGAGGAGGGGTCAGGCCTGGGACCTGAGTCGGGGGGTCAGGCAGGATGACAGAACCTGCAGTTAGGTTGTGGCAAATAAAGGAGGACCCAGTTGTATCCATGACAAAGATGAGGCCGCGAGGAGGGCGAGTGGGTTTGGGGGCAGGCAGAGTGCCTTGGAGAACTTACAGGTCCTGCCACAATCCTAATGCAAGGATGGAGCTGCAAGTTCAGTTTGGGAATCATCAGCCTGGATTGGTTTGGTGGAAGCCAGGGAGTGGTTGAGACCCCCACAGGGGAGCTCTGAGGAAGGAAGTTCCGAAGGAGGGAACGTAAGAAATGACCAGGTCAGAACCAAGGGTGGTCCAGAAGCTAACCCTTAGCTTAGGGACAGTTTCACAGAGAACACGTCCATGATGCAAGACTCTGCTGAGGGCCTGGAGCAGTGAAGACTGGGGCAAGGTCACCCTCTGGGAAGTGAAGTCACCAGAGACCTTGCGGAGCAGCTTTGAGAGTTCTCTGAGTAGGAAGGTAACAGAATGTGAAGGACACTGGAGAGAAGGCCAATaggaagcaaacaaaaacaggccaAGGAAACCCAGTACAGGGGGCTGCAGGGCCCAGGGAGTGGGTCCCTCATCTCTCCTCCCCACGCTTGGCCAGGTCCCCACCTCCCGGGAGTGCGTGGGCTTTGAGGCTGTGCAGGAAGTGCCGGTGGGGCTGGTGCAGCCGGCCAGCGCAACCCTGTACGACTACTACAACCCCGGTGAGCACTGCAGGACACCCTGAAATTCAGGAGAACTTTGGCATAGGTGCCCTCCTATGGGACAATGGACACCGGGGTAGTGAGGGGGCAGAGAGCCCTGGGGCTCCCTGGGACTGAGGAGGCAGAATGGAGGGGCCTGTGCCCTAACTCCTCTCTGTTCTCCAGAGCGCAGATGTTCTGTGTTTTACGGGGCACCAAGTAAGAGCAGACTCTTGGCCACCTTGTGTTCTGCTGAAGTCTGCCAGTGTGCTGAGGGTGAGACTGAGGGCCTGGGGCGGGGCAGTGGAGGCGGGATGGCCGGGGCCCCCCCCACACTGTCTGATGGGTTCCCCAACTTCAGGGAAGTGCCCTCGCCAGCGTCGCGCCCTGGAGCGGGGTCTGCAGGACGAGGATGGCTACAGGATGAAGTTTGCCTGCTACTACCCCCGTGTGGAGTACGGTCAGTCTTCCCACCGAGGCCCTGGCCTGACCCTCCCTCGGGGACCGGCTGTTTTGGTCTCTCTGGGTGTAGCCTGCTCCTCTTACAGGTCATGCACGCAGCCTGTTTGCTCTGACACCAACTTCCTACCCTCTCAGCCTCAAAGTAACTCACCTTTCCCCCTTCTCCTCACCCCCTCTTAGGCTTCCAGGTTAAGGTTCTCCGAGAAGACAGCAGAGCTGCTTTCCGCCTCTTTGAGACCAAGATCACCCAAGTCCTGCACTTCAGTATGAAGCAAACCGGAGAGGCGGGCAGGGCTGGGGGgagacagggaggctgaggtgtggccGAGGACCTGACCATCTGGAAGTGTGAAAATCCCCTTGGGCTGTCAGAAGCCTTGGGCTTGGCCATAAATAGGGAGGCAGTGGCACCTCTCCATGGGGGTGGCGAAGGTGGAATGAGAGGATCTACACAGAGTCCCCAGCCTGGGCTCACCCTGCACCTTCTCTTCCCCTCTGACCACTTTTGCGCACGTCATCCCCGCAGCCAAGGATGTCAAGGCCGCTGCTAATCAGATGCGCAACTTCCTGGTTCGAGCCTCCTGCCGCCTTCGCTTGGAACCTGGGAAAGAATATTTGATCATGGGTCTGGATGGGGCCACCTATGACCTCGAGGGACAGTGAGTCATCTGGTCCCCTCAGTCTCTTGTCCTCCCCATGCCTCGCCACCTAGGCCTTGCCCCTCAGAAGCCAGATGCCTGTGCTCTCCGTTTCCACCTGCCATCCTCCCGAGCCCTGCTGACTGCCCCTTTGCCCCCTGCAGCCCCCAGTACCTGCTGGACTCGAATAGCTGGATCGAGGAGATGCCCTCTGAACGCCTGTGCCGGAGCACCCGCCAGCGGGCAGCCTGTGCCCAGCTCAACGACTTCCTCCAGGAGTATGGCACTCAGGGGTGCCAGGTGTGAGGGCTGCCCTCCCACCTCCGCTGGGAGGAACCTGAACCTGGGAACCATGAAGCTGGAAGCACTGCTGTGTCCGCTTTCATGAACACAGCCTGGGACCAGGGCATATTAAAGGCTTTTGGCAGCAAAGTGTCAGTGTTGGCAGCGAAGTGTCAGTGTGTGTTGCTAGGGCTGAGAGCAGTGCCCCTGCCCGATGCAGTTCTGGGCAGGCCAGGTTGACATAACCTTAGACTCTCTGAGCCCTGATGACCCTTGGGCTGTTCAGCTCTGCTAGAACCTCCCAGATGACCCGCTAGGAGTCTAGTGCTTCACAGGACCACCCCGAGCAGAACTGGGACCCAAGAGCCTGCACCCCAAGGACCAGAGTCCATGCCAAGACCACCCTTCAGCTTCCAAGGCCCTCCACTGCCCGGCTGTCGCCAGTCACCACGGCCTCAGACAGGGCTTGTGCTCAGCTGACACCTGTGACACAGCTCTTCTGCCTCATGAGCTGTTGTCCAGCTACACCTCCCCGACTCTGTCCTCGTGCTGCTGGCGGTTCTGAGGTCTGCAGATTTTAGCTGAGTTCCGGGCTGTTGAAAGCCTGCTGACGCTTGGTTCTGTTATCAGTGGAATGAGGTGACTTTCCCGGAGTTGTGCAATCCTCAGGTCCGGCAGTGTCTTCTTCCAGTTACTGGTTTCAAACAAGCCAAAAGTCTGACTTTGGTGTGTTTGTGAATCCTCTGAGGAAGCCGCTGTTCTCCTGGGGTCTCCCCTTCCCACCGGACCTGCCTAACTTTCCCCCATTTAGTGGCACACCTGGGGTCTTCAGAGATGACTCCGCGTCTGTCCAAAGAAGTTTGGTGAGATCAGTTTCCGTAGAGGTCATGACAGTTCAGCAGCCTGCCATCCAGTCATTCGACAGAAATTCGGGAATCTTTCACTTCATGCCATGCCCTGTGCCAGGTGCCAGAGATACAGCTGCTCACTCCAGGGCTCATCGCTGGGGAGACAGATAAGAGGACGGGCAGTCCCCACCCTCTGTGAAAGATGTGATGTCAGGGAGCAGTGTGGTCCTGTGGGGCATCTAACCAAGTCAGGGGCATTGCCAGGCAGGgacagggaaggcttcctggagcagGTGGCCTCCAAGTGGGGCTCTGAAGACTGAGAAGGAGCCAGGCAAAGAGCAGGGGTAGATGAGGGCATCTGGGGCAGAAGGAGAATATACAAAGGCCCAGAGGCCGGGGGCAGGACAGGGTACCTTTGGGGACATTGCATGTAATTGACCACATTCGGAGTTTGGATTTGGAAGTGGTGGAAGAGATGGAGATGGTGAGACAAGTAGTAAGCACGTCAGCCTTCCAGGTGCGCTCCTTTCCGATGAGCACTGTCTTATCCCATGTAACTTTGAGAAGTTTGGGCCTTTCCCACTGTGGCAGAGGTTTCCTGAGGCTCTTGCATACATGGCCCTATGGTTGCTCATCAGATCTTTCTCCCAGTAGCTGCTCAGCATGGTGGTGGCATAAGCCCATTTTCCGGAGCCAGGGATTCAGTTGCAGCAAGACATGGCCCGGTCTGGGAGGTCAACCATGAAGAAGGCAGTAGCTGTCATTGCCCAACCCCAGAAATCCCAATCCTGTTTTCTCCCTCTCAGTCCTGATCATGGATTCAGCAGCAGCGAACTCGCCAATGTAGTGGGTGGCACAGCCAGGGTCTTGACTCTGGCTCTGCAGTAGCACAGTCTGGAAAAGCTCTGAGGGGAGAGAGACCCCCACTGGTCCGAGGGTCTGGCACAGAGCCAGAAATGGGGGGGAAGGTATGGGGCTGGGTCGCCTCTGACCTCTCAGGTACCATCCAGGAGGCCCTGGCCTCTCACTGAACCCGGCCACTCCTCTTTGGCATGGCCTCTTCCCAAATCCCCAAACTGCCTCCTTACTCACAAAAGTGGTCTCTGAGTGTCAGTCCAGTGGGACCCCCACCCCTTATGGCTTCAGTTCCCCAAATAGGGCTGGACCCTTGATCCTGATCCAGCTGTGGCTATCCAGCCCCTTCCTGGGGACTTTGGACTTTGAGGGGGGCATGCCCAGTTGTGCTGGGAATCCATACTTTCCCTGGCTGGAGTAGAACCTGTGGACTGTAGTCCTGAGGGCAGTCATGTTCTGCCTGTGCCTGGAAACACAAGAAACTTGActgcagagagaagaaagaggagagaggaacaGAGCGAGGAAACCGCCCGTCTCCGGGGCTTTTTCTGTTCCCTATCCTTGACTTTCTAAGACCAGTGGGGTCCCCTCCTCTGCTtctttttcctgagttctgtgaaattccccaattcttattttttatctcaAACCAGCTCAAGGTGGGCTGTTTTCCTTTCAACCAAAGAAAGGTGCTCCTGGTGGCTAAAGGTACATATTCGACAGCTAGATTTCCAGGCTGGAATCCTGCCCTCCACAACATGCGAACAATACCCGTGTTGCATATAGAGCATGGCTGTGAAGAGTTGAGTGAGTGCCCACAAAGCACTTAGAGCAGTGTCTGGTACATGCTATTACTCCGCAGCGGGAAACCACTTCCTCCTTTGTCTTCTGGGCACTTTTGTGAGTGAAAGGAGGCACTAATAACAATCACACTGGGATACCTGTATATACTGGAATGCCCCAGGCAAACCAGGCTTAAACTGTATTACTCTATCTGTAGCTTAAACTAACAAACAACCCACACAAATCACATTTTGTTCTTCAGGCGATTCAGGAAGGCCTATTAGGCAGGGACTGCCATTTTCTCTCTGAGACAAACATCATGCCAGTAAACTGGCCCACGgtggggtggcagagggagagggcCCAGGTGGGGGCGGACACTATTGCCTGCACAGTTGATGTGGAACCAGAAAGCTGACTCTGGATGCAGGAAAAAGGTCAGGGTTGCATTTCCCTTCCTTGCTTCTTGATGGGTgatcaatttttttgaaatacgGACGTCCCAAGGCCAATGAGACTGGTGTCATTCCAGAAAAGGGCCACTCTGTGGGCGGGTCGGTGGGAGGGTACCTGAAGGTGGGGTCAAGGGAGGCCCCAAAACAGTCTACACAGCAGGAGGGATGGCTGGGGCTCTTGAGCTATAAGTGGCACCTCAGGGCCCTGACGGGCGTCTCGCCATGCTGCTCCTgggcctgctgctgctgctgcccctgctggCTGGCGCCCGCCTGCTGTGGAACTGGTGGAAGCTCCGGAGCCTCCACCTCCCGCCTCTTGCCCCGGGCTTCTTGCACTTGCTGCAGCCCGACCTCCCAATCTATCTGCTTGGCCTGACTCAGAAATTCGGGCCCATCTACAGGCTCCACCTTGGGCTGCAAGGTGAGAGGCTGATCTCGCTCTGGCCCTCACCATAGGAGGGGGCGGAGGTGACGGAGAGGGTCCTCTCTCCGCTGACGCTGCTTTGGCTGTCTCCCAGATGTGGTGGTGCTGAACTCCAAGAGGACCATTGAGGAAGCCATGGTCAAAAAGTGGGCAGACTTTGCTGGCAGACCTGAGCCACTTACCTGTAAGGGCCGGgggcattttttctttcttaaaaaaatttttttttaagagatgggttcttgctatgctgcccaggctggtcttaaattcctagtctcaaatgatcctcccacctcagcctcaagtgtgagccacctttGGGGCATCCCCAATCCAGGTCCCTGGAAGCTCTTGGGGGGGCATATCTGGTGGGGAGAAAGCAGGGGTTGGGGAGGCCGAAGAAGGTCAGGCCCTCAGCTGCCTTCATCAGTTCccaccctccagcccccacctcctcctgcaGACAAGCTGGTGTCTAGGAACTACCCGGACCTGTCCTTGGGAGACTACTCCCTGCTCTGGAAAGCCCACAAGAAGCTCACCCGCTCAGCCCTGCTGCTGGGCATCCGTGACTCCATGGAGCCAGTGGTGGAGCAGCTGACCCAGGAGTTCTGTGAGGTAAGGCTGGGCTCCTGAGGCCACCTCGGGTCAGCCTCGCCTCTCACAGTAGCCCCCGCCCTGCCCGCTGCACAGCGGCCTGCTGAACTCACACTGTTTCTCCACAGCGCATGAGAGCCCAGCCCGGCACCCCTGTGGCCATTGAGGAGGAATTCTCTCTCCTCACCTGCAGCATCATCTGTTACCTCACCTTCGGAGACAAGATCAAGGTGCCTCACAGCCCCTCaggcccacccccagcccctccctgagcCTCTCCTTGTCCTGAACTGAAAGTACTCCATCCTTTCCTGGCAGGACGACAACTTAATGCCTGCCTATTACAAATGTATCCAGGAGGTGTTAAAAACCTGGAGCCACTGGTCCATCCAAATTGTGGACGTGATTCCCTTTCTCAGGGTGAGGACCTGGAGCCTAGACACCCCTGGGTTGTaggggagaggctggggtggagggagaggctcCTTCCCACAGCTGCATTCTCATGCTTCCTGCCGCAGTTCTTCCCCAATCCAGgtctccggaggctgaagcaggccaTAGAGAAGAGGGATCACATCGTGGAGATGCAGCTGAGGCAGCACAAGGTGGGGACTGTACGTGGACGGCCTCCCCTCGGCCCACAGCCAGTGATGCTACCGGCCTCAGCATTGCTATGAGGCGGGTTCTTTTGCATACCCCAGTTATGGGCCTGTTGCCACTCTGTACTCCTCTCCCCAGGCCAGCCGCTCAGCCCGCTCCTTTCACCCTCTGCAGGAGAGCCTCGTGGCAGGCCAGTGGAGGGACATGATGGACTACATGCTCCAAGGGGTGGCGCAGCCGAGCATGGAAGAGGGCTCTGGACAGCTCCTGGAAGGGCACGTGCACATGGCTGCAGTGGACCTCCTGATCGGTGGCACTGAGACCACAGCAAACACCCTCTCCTGGGCCGTGGTTTTTTTGCTTCACCACCCTGAGGTGCGTCCTGGGGACAAGCAAAAGGCTCCTTCCCAGCAACCTGGCCAGGGCGGTGGGCACCCTCACTCAGCTCTGAGCACTGTGCGGCTGGGGCTGTGCTTGCCTCACCGGCACTCAGGCTCACTGGGTTGCTGAGGGAGCGGCTGGA carries:
- the CYP21A2 gene encoding steroid 21-hydroxylase isoform X1, producing MLLLGLLLLLPLLAGARLLWNWWKLRSLHLPPLAPGFLHLLQPDLPIYLLGLTQKFGPIYRLHLGLQDVVVLNSKRTIEEAMVKKWADFAGRPEPLTYKLVSRNYPDLSLGDYSLLWKAHKKLTRSALLLGIRDSMEPVVEQLTQEFCERMRAQPGTPVAIEEEFSLLTCSIICYLTFGDKIKDDNLMPAYYKCIQEVLKTWSHWSIQIVDVIPFLRFFPNPGLRRLKQAIEKRDHIVEMQLRQHKESLVAGQWRDMMDYMLQGVAQPSMEEGSGQLLEGHVHMAAVDLLIGGTETTANTLSWAVVFLLHHPEIQQRLQEELDHELGPGASSSRVPYKDRARLPLLNATIAEVLRLRPVVPLALPHRTTRPSSISGYDIPEGTVIIPNLQGAHLDETVWERPHEFWPDRFLEPGKNSRALAFGCGARVCLGEPLARLELFVVLTRLLQAFTLLPSGDALPSLQPLPHCSVILKMQPFQVRLQPRGMGAHSPGQSQ
- the CYP21A2 gene encoding steroid 21-hydroxylase isoform X2, whose amino-acid sequence is MLLLGLLLLLPLLAGARLLWNWWKLRSLHLPPLAPGFLHLLQPDLPIYLLGLTQKFGPIYRLHLGLQDKLVSRNYPDLSLGDYSLLWKAHKKLTRSALLLGIRDSMEPVVEQLTQEFCERMRAQPGTPVAIEEEFSLLTCSIICYLTFGDKIKDDNLMPAYYKCIQEVLKTWSHWSIQIVDVIPFLRFFPNPGLRRLKQAIEKRDHIVEMQLRQHKESLVAGQWRDMMDYMLQGVAQPSMEEGSGQLLEGHVHMAAVDLLIGGTETTANTLSWAVVFLLHHPEIQQRLQEELDHELGPGASSSRVPYKDRARLPLLNATIAEVLRLRPVVPLALPHRTTRPSSISGYDIPEGTVIIPNLQGAHLDETVWERPHEFWPDRFLEPGKNSRALAFGCGARVCLGEPLARLELFVVLTRLLQAFTLLPSGDALPSLQPLPHCSVILKMQPFQVRLQPRGMGAHSPGQSQ